From a single Solanum dulcamara chromosome 4, daSolDulc1.2, whole genome shotgun sequence genomic region:
- the LOC129885572 gene encoding probable E3 ubiquitin ligase SUD1 isoform X1, with product MEIATAVPASNDGGGGGISPAERSSADAINSSSSPSASSSSEQVTRRDLNSLASRYDDDEEEEDVCRICRNPGEADNPLRYPCACSGSIKYVHQDCLLQWLNHSNARQCEVCKHAFSFSPVYAENAPARLPFQEFVVGMAMKACHVLQFFLRLSFVLSVWLLIIPFITFWIWRLAFVRSFGEAHRLFLGHLSTTIILTDCLHGFLLSASIVFIFLGATSLRDYFRHLRELGGQEADREDDGDRNAARAPRRPVAPANRNFAADGNEEDANGAQGIAGAGQIIRRNAENVAARWEMQAARLEAHVEQMFDGLDDADGAEDVPFDELVGMQGPVFHLVENAFTVLASNMIFLGVVIFVPFSLGRIILYYLSWLLSSASNPVLSTVMPLTETALSLANITLKSAWTAVANLTPTANEESSLLGQVTEMLKANATGLSVAANNLSTTVSTDLLKGSSVGTSRLSDVTTLAVGYMFIFSLVFFYLGIVALIRYTRGEPLTLGRFYGIASIAETIPSLFRQFVAAMRHLMTMIKVAFLLVIELGVFPLMCGWWLDVCTIRMFGKSITQRVEFFSASPLASSLVHWVVGIVYMLQISIFVSLLRGVLRNGVLYFLRDPADPNYNPFRDLIDDPVHKHARRVLLSVAVYGSLIVMLVYLPVKLAMRMAPSIFPLDISVSDPFTEIPADMLLFQICIPFAIEHFKLRTTIKSLLRYWFTAVGWALGLTDFLLPQPEDNGRQENGNGDQGRQDRFQAPHGVPDRALVGFAPDNRARHAAASSNFVEDYDTEEQADPDRYAFVLRIVLLLVVAWMTLLLFNSALIIVPISLGRALFNSLPLLPITHGIKCNDLYAFVIGSYAIWTAIAGARYSIDQVRTRRVAALMNQVWKWCVIVLKSSALLSIWIFIIPVLIGLLFELLVIVPMRVPIDESPVFLLYQDWALGLIFLKIWTRLVMLDHMMPLVDESWRLKFERVRENGFSRLQGFWVLREIVLPIIMKLLTALCVPYVLARGVFPIFGYPLLVNSAVYRFAWLGCLGFSLFCFCAKRFHLWFTNLHNSIRDDRYLIGRRLHNFGEEVLQRQNEVEVAGEEEIPVLNGDVEEVADVGLRHRRGIMQVA from the exons ATGGAGATCGCAACGGCGGTGCCGGCATCGAACGATGGTGGCGGTGGTGGAATTTCTCCGGCGGAACGCTCATCCGCCGATGCGATCAATTCGTCTTCATCGCCGTCCGCATCTTCTTCCTCGGAGCAGGTGACGCGTAGAGATTTGAATTCTTTGGCCAGCAGGTATGATGACGACGAAGAAGAAGAGGACGTTTGTCGGATCTGTCGGAACCCTGGTGAAGCCGATAATCCTCTCCGATATCCTTGTGCTTGCAGTGGTAGTATCAAGTATGTTCACCAAGATTGCTTACTTCAATGGCTTAATCACAGTAACGCTCGCCAATGCGAG GTATGCAAACATGCATTCTCATTTTCACCAGTTTATGCTGAGAACGCTCCGGCTAGGCTCCCTTTTCAAGAGTTCGTGGTTGGGATGGCAATGAAAGCCTGCCATGTCCTGCAATTTTTCCTACGTCTTAGCTTTGTGCTTTCTGTATGGCTGCTCATAATACCGTTCATTACATTCTGGATATGGCGGTTGGCTTTTGTTAGAAGTTTTGGAGAAGCTCATAGACTATTCTTGGGTCACTTATCCACGACCATCATTCTTACCGACTGCCTGCATGGGTTTCTACTCTCTGCTAGCATTGTTTTCATCTTTCTTGGGGCGACTTCGTTGAGGGATTACTTCAGACATTTGCGCGAACTTGGGGGCCAGGAAGCTGACAGGGAAGATGATGGGGACAGAAATGCAGCCCGTGCTCCAAGAAGACCTGTTGCTCCTGCAAACAGAAATTTTGCTGCTGATGGAAATGAGGAAGATGCTAATGGTGCACAGGGAATTGCTGGAGCTGGTCAGATAATCCGGAGAAATGCAGAAAATGTTGCCGCTCGATGGGAGATGCAGGCAGCACGGCTTGAAGCTCATGTTGAACAGATGTTTGATGGTTTGGATGATGCTGATGGTGCAGAGGATGTACCTTTTGATGAGCTTGTTGGCATGCAGGGTCCTGTTTTTCATCTGGTTGAAAATGCATTTACC GTTCTTGCCAGCAATATGATATTTCTTGGAGTTGTGATCTTTGTTCCCTTTTCATTAGGACGAATTATACTCTATTATTTGTCTTGGCTTTTGTCCTCTGCAAGCAATCCAGTATTATCAACTGTTATGCCACTTACTGAAACAGCACTTTCCTTGGCCAATATTACTCTGAAGAGTGCATGGACTGCTGTTGCGAATTTAACTCCTACTGCTAATGAAGAGAGCAGTTTGCTTGGCCAAGTCACTGAAATGTTAAAAGCAAATGCCACTGGATTGAGTGTGGCAGCAAACAATCTCAGCACAACAGTGTCGACTGATCTTTTGAAAGGGTCATCTGTTGGAACATCTAGACTTTCAGATGTTACAACTCTTGCCGTCGGCTACATGTTTATATTTTCTCTGGTCTTTTTTTACCTTGGGATTGTTGCTTTAATCCGATATACCAGGGGAGAGCCTTTGACGCTGGGAAGATTCTATGGTATTGCTTCCATTGCAGAAACCATCCCCTCCCTCTTTAGACAATTTGTAGCAGCTATGAGGCATCTGATGACTATGATTAAGGTTGCTTTCCTCCTTGTTATTGAACTTGGGGTTTTCCCTTTGATGTGTGGCTGGTGGCTGGATGTTTGCACCATTAGAATGTTCGGGAAGTCGATCACGCAAAGAGTGGAATTTTTTTCAGCATCTCCATTGGCAAGCTCGTTAGTTCATTGGGTTGTAGGGATTGTCTACATGCTACAAATAAGTATCTTTGTTAGCCTTCTTCGAGgg GTCCTGCGTAATGGGGTGCTTTACTTTCTTCGAGATCCAGCAGATCCCAACTACAACCCATTCCGTGATTTGATTGATGATCCTGTACATAAGCATGCTCGTCGAGTTCTTTTATCAGTTGCAGTCTATGGAAGCTTAATAGTGATGCTCGTGTATCTGCCTGTCAAACTTGCCATGCGAATGGCTCCGTCTATTTTCCCACTCGATATCTC TGTATCTGATCCATTTACTGAAATACCTGCCGATATGCTTCTGTTCCAAATCTGTATTCCCTTTGCAATTGAGCATTTTAAGTTGCGTACGACAATCAAATCTCTGCTCCGATATTGGTTTACTGCAGTGGGCTGGGCTCTTGGTCTAACTGATTTCCTACTGCCCCAACCTGAGGATAATGGTCGACAAGAGAATGGAAATGGTGACCAAGGCAGGCAGGACAGGTTTCAAGCCCCACATGGTGTACCCGATCGGGCCTTGGTAGGGTTTGCTCCCGATAACCGAGCTAGGCATGCAGCAGCTAGTTCCAATTTCGTAGAAGACTATGACACTGAAGAACAGGCGGATCCTGA CAGGTACGCCTTTGTGCTCCGTATCGTGCTGTTGCTGGTTGTGGCGTGGATGACTCTCCTACTTTTTAATTCTGCCCTCATAATTGTACCGATTTCACTTGGACGTGCGCTCTTCAATTCACTCCCGTTGCTTCCAATAACACATGGAATCAAGTGCAATG ATTTGTATGCATTTGTAATTGGAAGTTATGCCATTTGGACTGCCATTGCTGGAGCGAGGTACTCAATCGATCAAGTTAGAACTAGGAGGGTTGCAGCTTTGATGAACCAAGTATGGAAATGGTGTGTCATTGTTCTGAAGAGTTCTGCACTGTTGTCAATATGG ATCTTTATTATTCCTGTGTTAATTGGACTGCTTTTTGAACTTCTGGTCATTGTGCCAATGCGAGTCCCCATTGACGAAAGTCCAGTCTTCCTCCTTTATCAAGATTGGGCTTTAGGACTAATCTTTCTAAAGATCTGGACCAGGCTG GTTATGCTAGATCATATGATGCCACTGGTGGATGAGAGCTGGCGACTGAAATTTGAGAGAGTGAGGGAGAACGGTTTCTCTAGGTTGCAAGGCTTTTGGGTGCTTCGGGAGATAGTCCTTCCTATCATCATGAAGCTGCTAACAGCGTTGTGTGTACCTTATGTTTTGGCCAGGGGTGTGTTCCCCATATTTGGTTACCCTTTGCTTGTGAACTCTGCTGTTTATCGATTTGCTTGGCTTGGCTGCCTTGGCTTCAGTCTCTTCTGTTTCTGTGCAAAGCGTTTCCACTTGTGGTTCACCAATCTCCATAATTCTATACGCGATGACCGTTATTTGATTGGTCGTAGACTTCATAATTTTGGGGAAGAGGTACTTCAAAGGCAAAATGAAGTAGAGGTGGCCGGAGAGGAGGAGATCCCTGTACTGAATGGGGATGTTGAGGAGGTTGCTGATGTAGGACTAAGACATAGGCGTGGTATTATGCAAGTTGCTTGA
- the LOC129885572 gene encoding probable E3 ubiquitin ligase SUD1 isoform X2 produces the protein MEIATAVPASNDGGGGGISPAERSSADAINSSSSPSASSSSEQVTRRDLNSLASRYDDDEEEEDVCRICRNPGEADNPLRYPCACSGSIKYVHQDCLLQWLNHSNARQCEVCKHAFSFSPVYAENAPARLPFQEFVVGMAMKACHVLQFFLRLSFVLSVWLLIIPFITFWIWRLAFVRSFGEAHRLFLGHLSTTIILTDCLHGFLLSASIVFIFLGATSLRDYFRHLRELGGQEADREDDGDRNAARAPRRPVAPANRNFAADGNEEDANGAQGIAGAGQIIRRNAENVAARWEMQAARLEAHVEQMFDGLDDADGAEDVPFDELVGMQGPVFHLVENAFTVLASNMIFLGVVIFVPFSLGRIILYYLSWLLSSASNPVLSTVMPLTETALSLANITLKSAWTAVANLTPTANEESSLLGQVTEMLKANATGLSVAANNLSTTVSTDLLKGSSVGTSRLSDVTTLAVGYMFIFSLVFFYLGIVALIRYTRGEPLTLGRFYGIASIAETIPSLFRQFVAAMRHLMTMIKVAFLLVIELGVFPLMCGWWLDVCTIRMFGKSITQRVEFFSASPLASSLVHWVVGIVYMLQISIFVSLLRGVLRNGVLYFLRDPADPNYNPFRDLIDDPVHKHARRVLLSVAVYGSLIVMLVYLPVKLAMRMAPSIFPLDISVSDPFTEIPADMLLFQICIPFAIEHFKLRTTIKSLLRYWFTAVGWALGLTDFLLPQPEDNGRQENGNGDQGRQDRFQAPHGVPDRALVGFAPDNRARHAAASSNFVEDYDTEEQADPEYAFVLRIVLLLVVAWMTLLLFNSALIIVPISLGRALFNSLPLLPITHGIKCNDLYAFVIGSYAIWTAIAGARYSIDQVRTRRVAALMNQVWKWCVIVLKSSALLSIWIFIIPVLIGLLFELLVIVPMRVPIDESPVFLLYQDWALGLIFLKIWTRLVMLDHMMPLVDESWRLKFERVRENGFSRLQGFWVLREIVLPIIMKLLTALCVPYVLARGVFPIFGYPLLVNSAVYRFAWLGCLGFSLFCFCAKRFHLWFTNLHNSIRDDRYLIGRRLHNFGEEVLQRQNEVEVAGEEEIPVLNGDVEEVADVGLRHRRGIMQVA, from the exons ATGGAGATCGCAACGGCGGTGCCGGCATCGAACGATGGTGGCGGTGGTGGAATTTCTCCGGCGGAACGCTCATCCGCCGATGCGATCAATTCGTCTTCATCGCCGTCCGCATCTTCTTCCTCGGAGCAGGTGACGCGTAGAGATTTGAATTCTTTGGCCAGCAGGTATGATGACGACGAAGAAGAAGAGGACGTTTGTCGGATCTGTCGGAACCCTGGTGAAGCCGATAATCCTCTCCGATATCCTTGTGCTTGCAGTGGTAGTATCAAGTATGTTCACCAAGATTGCTTACTTCAATGGCTTAATCACAGTAACGCTCGCCAATGCGAG GTATGCAAACATGCATTCTCATTTTCACCAGTTTATGCTGAGAACGCTCCGGCTAGGCTCCCTTTTCAAGAGTTCGTGGTTGGGATGGCAATGAAAGCCTGCCATGTCCTGCAATTTTTCCTACGTCTTAGCTTTGTGCTTTCTGTATGGCTGCTCATAATACCGTTCATTACATTCTGGATATGGCGGTTGGCTTTTGTTAGAAGTTTTGGAGAAGCTCATAGACTATTCTTGGGTCACTTATCCACGACCATCATTCTTACCGACTGCCTGCATGGGTTTCTACTCTCTGCTAGCATTGTTTTCATCTTTCTTGGGGCGACTTCGTTGAGGGATTACTTCAGACATTTGCGCGAACTTGGGGGCCAGGAAGCTGACAGGGAAGATGATGGGGACAGAAATGCAGCCCGTGCTCCAAGAAGACCTGTTGCTCCTGCAAACAGAAATTTTGCTGCTGATGGAAATGAGGAAGATGCTAATGGTGCACAGGGAATTGCTGGAGCTGGTCAGATAATCCGGAGAAATGCAGAAAATGTTGCCGCTCGATGGGAGATGCAGGCAGCACGGCTTGAAGCTCATGTTGAACAGATGTTTGATGGTTTGGATGATGCTGATGGTGCAGAGGATGTACCTTTTGATGAGCTTGTTGGCATGCAGGGTCCTGTTTTTCATCTGGTTGAAAATGCATTTACC GTTCTTGCCAGCAATATGATATTTCTTGGAGTTGTGATCTTTGTTCCCTTTTCATTAGGACGAATTATACTCTATTATTTGTCTTGGCTTTTGTCCTCTGCAAGCAATCCAGTATTATCAACTGTTATGCCACTTACTGAAACAGCACTTTCCTTGGCCAATATTACTCTGAAGAGTGCATGGACTGCTGTTGCGAATTTAACTCCTACTGCTAATGAAGAGAGCAGTTTGCTTGGCCAAGTCACTGAAATGTTAAAAGCAAATGCCACTGGATTGAGTGTGGCAGCAAACAATCTCAGCACAACAGTGTCGACTGATCTTTTGAAAGGGTCATCTGTTGGAACATCTAGACTTTCAGATGTTACAACTCTTGCCGTCGGCTACATGTTTATATTTTCTCTGGTCTTTTTTTACCTTGGGATTGTTGCTTTAATCCGATATACCAGGGGAGAGCCTTTGACGCTGGGAAGATTCTATGGTATTGCTTCCATTGCAGAAACCATCCCCTCCCTCTTTAGACAATTTGTAGCAGCTATGAGGCATCTGATGACTATGATTAAGGTTGCTTTCCTCCTTGTTATTGAACTTGGGGTTTTCCCTTTGATGTGTGGCTGGTGGCTGGATGTTTGCACCATTAGAATGTTCGGGAAGTCGATCACGCAAAGAGTGGAATTTTTTTCAGCATCTCCATTGGCAAGCTCGTTAGTTCATTGGGTTGTAGGGATTGTCTACATGCTACAAATAAGTATCTTTGTTAGCCTTCTTCGAGgg GTCCTGCGTAATGGGGTGCTTTACTTTCTTCGAGATCCAGCAGATCCCAACTACAACCCATTCCGTGATTTGATTGATGATCCTGTACATAAGCATGCTCGTCGAGTTCTTTTATCAGTTGCAGTCTATGGAAGCTTAATAGTGATGCTCGTGTATCTGCCTGTCAAACTTGCCATGCGAATGGCTCCGTCTATTTTCCCACTCGATATCTC TGTATCTGATCCATTTACTGAAATACCTGCCGATATGCTTCTGTTCCAAATCTGTATTCCCTTTGCAATTGAGCATTTTAAGTTGCGTACGACAATCAAATCTCTGCTCCGATATTGGTTTACTGCAGTGGGCTGGGCTCTTGGTCTAACTGATTTCCTACTGCCCCAACCTGAGGATAATGGTCGACAAGAGAATGGAAATGGTGACCAAGGCAGGCAGGACAGGTTTCAAGCCCCACATGGTGTACCCGATCGGGCCTTGGTAGGGTTTGCTCCCGATAACCGAGCTAGGCATGCAGCAGCTAGTTCCAATTTCGTAGAAGACTATGACACTGAAGAACAGGCGGATCCTGA GTACGCCTTTGTGCTCCGTATCGTGCTGTTGCTGGTTGTGGCGTGGATGACTCTCCTACTTTTTAATTCTGCCCTCATAATTGTACCGATTTCACTTGGACGTGCGCTCTTCAATTCACTCCCGTTGCTTCCAATAACACATGGAATCAAGTGCAATG ATTTGTATGCATTTGTAATTGGAAGTTATGCCATTTGGACTGCCATTGCTGGAGCGAGGTACTCAATCGATCAAGTTAGAACTAGGAGGGTTGCAGCTTTGATGAACCAAGTATGGAAATGGTGTGTCATTGTTCTGAAGAGTTCTGCACTGTTGTCAATATGG ATCTTTATTATTCCTGTGTTAATTGGACTGCTTTTTGAACTTCTGGTCATTGTGCCAATGCGAGTCCCCATTGACGAAAGTCCAGTCTTCCTCCTTTATCAAGATTGGGCTTTAGGACTAATCTTTCTAAAGATCTGGACCAGGCTG GTTATGCTAGATCATATGATGCCACTGGTGGATGAGAGCTGGCGACTGAAATTTGAGAGAGTGAGGGAGAACGGTTTCTCTAGGTTGCAAGGCTTTTGGGTGCTTCGGGAGATAGTCCTTCCTATCATCATGAAGCTGCTAACAGCGTTGTGTGTACCTTATGTTTTGGCCAGGGGTGTGTTCCCCATATTTGGTTACCCTTTGCTTGTGAACTCTGCTGTTTATCGATTTGCTTGGCTTGGCTGCCTTGGCTTCAGTCTCTTCTGTTTCTGTGCAAAGCGTTTCCACTTGTGGTTCACCAATCTCCATAATTCTATACGCGATGACCGTTATTTGATTGGTCGTAGACTTCATAATTTTGGGGAAGAGGTACTTCAAAGGCAAAATGAAGTAGAGGTGGCCGGAGAGGAGGAGATCCCTGTACTGAATGGGGATGTTGAGGAGGTTGCTGATGTAGGACTAAGACATAGGCGTGGTATTATGCAAGTTGCTTGA